AACCGGCGAGGTCCGGAGCAAAGCCGCCTTCATCGCCCACAGCGGTGCTCATGCCGCGCTCGGCGACAATGGATTTCAGTGCAGCGTAGGTTTCCGTCCCCATCCGCAGCGCCTCGGCGAAGCTCCCGGCGCCGTGGGGGACAAGCATAAATTCCTGGATATCCACGTTGTTGTTGGCGTGCTCCCCGCCGTTGATCACGTTCATCAGGGGAACAGGCAGGACACCGCCGTTGAGACCGCCGAGCCATGCCCAGAGAGGGAGCTCCCGCTCGCGGGCGGCCGCTCTCGCCGTGGCCAGGGAAACCCCGAGGATGGCGTTGGCCCCCAGCTTGTCCTTGTTGTCCGTTCCGTCGAGTTCGATCATGGTATCGTCGACCTCGTGCTGGTCGGCGGGATCCATCCCCAGCAGCTCCGGCGAGATCAGCGTATTGATGTTGTCCACAGCCTGCTCCACGCCCTTGCCGCGGTAGCGTGTTCCGCCGTCCCGGAGTTCCAGTGCCTCAAAGGTCCCCGTGGAAGCTCCGGAGGGGACGGCCGCCCTGCCCACGATACCGCTGTCGAGCCACACCTCGGCCTCGACTGTAGGGGTGCCCCTTGAATCCAGGATCTCCCGTCCGTGTACACCTACGATATAACCCATCTCTATCCTCCCTGCTCTCTCCATTTCGAAGGCGCTATTCCTCCCAGGGAACACGCTCTCCGGAGACACGCCGCTCTTCGAGCACCTCGAAGGCTTTCGCCCCGCGCTTCAACTGTTTGTCGTCGGTTTCGACGACACGAACCACCAGCAGCCGTCTCGGATAGGCGATCTCGATCCGCGCCCCTTCCGTTACGGCAGTGGCGGGCTTGCCCTCCCTGCCGTCGATCCGGACCGCTCCGACCTCCACCATCTCACGGGCCCTGGCGCGCCGTTTGACGAGTCTGGAGCGCTTGAGGTAGAGATCCAGTCTCATGATTGCGCCTCTGTGCACGAACCGCGTGCAGTATAGCAAAGAAAGCATATTGGAGACAAGGCAATCGCTCGACAGGCCATGTATTCCTCCATCATTCCAGGAAATCCCTGAGTTTCCGGCTTCTGCTGGGATGGCGCAGCTTCCGCAGCGCCTTGGCCTCGATCTGCCGGATCCGTTCGCGGGTCACACCAAAGCGCCGACCCACCTCTTCGAGGGTGTAGGGATGACCGTCCTCCAGCCCGAAGCGCAATCGCAGAACCTCGCGTTCCCGGTCGGTGAGGTCGCCGAGCATGCCCTCCAGCTGCTCCCGAAGCAGCTGACTGGAGGCGGCGTCCTCGGGGCTGGGGAGATCCTTGTCTTCCAGAAAGTCGCCCAGCTGGCTGTCTTCCTCCTCGCCGATGGGCGTCTCCAGCGATACGGGGTCCTGGGCGATCCGCTGGATATCCTCCACCTTCTCGGCGGGGATATCCATCTCCCTGGCGATCTCATCGGCGGCGGGCTCCCTGCCGAGACGCTGCACCAGCTGGCGCGAGACCCGGATCAGCTTGTTGATGGTCTCCACCATGTGCACGGGAATCCGGATGGTCCGCGCCTGGTCGGCGATGGCCCGGGTGATGGCCTGCCGGATCCACCAGGTGGCATAGGTGCTGAACTTGTATCCCTTGCGGTAGTCGAACTTCTCCACCGCCCGGATGAGTCCCAGGTTCCCCTCCTGGATGAGATCGAGGAAGAGCATCCCCCGGCCGATGTACTTCTTGGCGATACTGACCACCAGACGGAGGTTGGCCTCCACCAGGGCGCGCTTCCCCTCGGGGTCACCCGCCTCGACAAGCTTGGCCAGCCGCACCTCCTCCTCGGGAACCAGCAGCGAGATCTTGCCGATTTCCCGGAGATACATCCGCACCGGATCGGAGAGGGGGAGGTCTTCCAGTGTGCCCAGATCCTCCTCGGAGAGGGGGACAAGATCGCTCCTGGCCGCGTTCTCCTTCTCCTGGGCGGCCTCCTCGCGGACGTCGATCCCCAGTTCCATGATCTCCGAATAGAGGTTGTCCAGGTTCTCGGCATTCAGGTACTCCGGCGGAAGCATCTTCTCGATGTCCTCATAGGAGATGCAGCCCTTTTTCTGCCCCTCCTGCAGGAGCTTCCGAACACAACGGTAATAGGTCTTGATCTCCTTGTTCACAGTCTCCTGATCGGGTTTCGTCTTTGCGGCCGCCTTCCCGCCGTTCTGCAGCTGCTCGTCCTGCATGCTCCGCATGCCTCCCGTTCTCACCTTGGTATCACAGGTTACCTGCCCCATGCTATCTGTGTCGATGCCCTCCTTTGAGCTCCCTGCCCAGTTCCTTGAGCAGGGAGAGATCCTCCGGTGTCGCACTGCCCCGCCGGAATCGCTCCTGCACTTCCAGATACCGCTTCTGCTGCTTCTTCCGCTGCAGGCTCTCCAGCACGACGCGCAGCGTATTGCCGCTCTCCTCGAAGCGATCGCACATGGCCGCACCCAGAGCCAGGGCGCGCAGAGGCCGTCTGTCGCCGGTGATCAGCCACCGGCTCTCCAGCTCTTCCGGCGACTCGCCCTGCAGCAGCGCCGCAGCGATATGTGCCAGCAGTTCGTTTTCCAGCAGCGGCAACACCTGCGCCGTCGGGGGAATCTCCCCGCTCCCCCGGCCGTTCCAGAGCAGATAGACCAGGGCGGATTCCAGGGAATCGGGGGTCTCCTGCTGTTCTGCCTCTATCTGCATTCCCTCTGCACTACTAGATACGTCCCCGGAAGGCCGATTCCCTGCCCGAGGTTTGCGGCCCTTTCGATATTCCTCCACCGTCTGCTGCACCTGGTGGGCGAACAACCCCAGTCCCGAGGCGACCTCGGGCAGGTAGGGCGCCGTGTCGATGTCAGGCAGCTCGGCCATCTTCTCGAGGATCTCCCTGGCCGCCGCCGGACGCCGCGCCTGATCCTGCAGAGCGGGACTCCGGAGTTTGAGATGATAGTTCAAAAGGGGAAGCGCCGATCGCTGTGCTTCTTGGAAGGTCTCCTTCCCGCCTTCCTCCCTGAGCAGATCGTCGGGATCGCTGCCTTCGGGAAGCGACACAACCCGCACATCCAGGCCGCGGGACTGCAGCAGATACATCCCCCGGAGCGTCGCCTCCTCCCCGGCAGCGTCGGCATCGTAGCAGATCAGGCACTGCGAAGCGAAACGGGTCAGGATGTCCGCCTGTCCCTCCGTGAGGGAGGTGCCCAGGGTAGCTACGGCATTGGTGAACCCGTGCATGTGCAGTCGGATGGCGTCCGTGTAGCCCTCCACCAGGATCGCCCGCCCGGCTTCACGCATGCCCTGTTTCGCCTTGTGGATCAGATAGAGAGAGCGGCGTTTCCGGAAGAGCTCGTTTTCCGGACTGTTGATGTATTTCGCCCCGTCGCCGCCCACGAGCCGTCCGCCGAAGGCCACCACGCGTCCCGATACATCGTGGATGGGAAAGATGATCCGACCCCGGAAGCGATCGTAGAGGCCGTTTCTGCCCTCCAGCACCAGTCCCGACTCGAGGGCCGCCCTGGTGGGCACCCCCTGTCGGTCCAGAAAGCGGCAGAGTCCGTCCCAGCTTTCACCGGCCCATCCGAGCTCAAAGCTCCTGGCGGTGGTGGCGTCGATCCCCCGGCGCTCCAGATAGCGCCTCGCCGGAAGGCCGGTCTTGCCGGTGAGATT
This genomic stretch from Synergistales bacterium harbors:
- a CDS encoding RNA-binding S4 domain-containing protein, yielding MRLDLYLKRSRLVKRRARAREMVEVGAVRIDGREGKPATAVTEGARIEIAYPRRLLVVRVVETDDKQLKRGAKAFEVLEERRVSGERVPWEE
- the rpoD gene encoding RNA polymerase sigma factor RpoD, whose translation is MQDEQLQNGGKAAAKTKPDQETVNKEIKTYYRCVRKLLQEGQKKGCISYEDIEKMLPPEYLNAENLDNLYSEIMELGIDVREEAAQEKENAARSDLVPLSEEDLGTLEDLPLSDPVRMYLREIGKISLLVPEEEVRLAKLVEAGDPEGKRALVEANLRLVVSIAKKYIGRGMLFLDLIQEGNLGLIRAVEKFDYRKGYKFSTYATWWIRQAITRAIADQARTIRIPVHMVETINKLIRVSRQLVQRLGREPAADEIAREMDIPAEKVEDIQRIAQDPVSLETPIGEEEDSQLGDFLEDKDLPSPEDAASSQLLREQLEGMLGDLTDREREVLRLRFGLEDGHPYTLEEVGRRFGVTRERIRQIEAKALRKLRHPSRSRKLRDFLE
- the eno gene encoding phosphopyruvate hydratase, with amino-acid sequence MGYIVGVHGREILDSRGTPTVEAEVWLDSGIVGRAAVPSGASTGTFEALELRDGGTRYRGKGVEQAVDNINTLISPELLGMDPADQHEVDDTMIELDGTDNKDKLGANAILGVSLATARAAARERELPLWAWLGGLNGGVLPVPLMNVINGGEHANNNVDIQEFMLVPHGAGSFAEALRMGTETYAALKSIVAERGMSTAVGDEGGFAPDLAGSREALDLLMEAIGKAGYAPGDQIGLAVDAAANEMYGDGVYRFKGEGATLTPQELVDYYAGLCEDYPLISIEDGMAEEDWDGWAALTERLGNDVQLVGDDLFVTNPRRFTRGIDEGIANAILIKLNQIGSLSETLEVIRMALWNGYGAVVSHRSGETDDAFISDLAVATGVGQIKTGAPARMDRVAKYNQLLRIAEEVGMQGGFAGKKRIRCR
- the dnaG gene encoding DNA primase — protein: MQDDAVRSVKERLDIVDVIGDYVALRKVGSNYRGLCPFHSEKTPSFYVSPERGSYHCFGCGAGGDLISFVMEMEGLSFVEAMELLAPRAGVTFRREGGKGGKTDAYQLLTLANRFFSENLTGKTGLPARRYLERRGIDATTARSFELGWAGESWDGLCRFLDRQGVPTRAALESGLVLEGRNGLYDRFRGRIIFPIHDVSGRVVAFGGRLVGGDGAKYINSPENELFRKRRSLYLIHKAKQGMREAGRAILVEGYTDAIRLHMHGFTNAVATLGTSLTEGQADILTRFASQCLICYDADAAGEEATLRGMYLLQSRGLDVRVVSLPEGSDPDDLLREEGGKETFQEAQRSALPLLNYHLKLRSPALQDQARRPAAAREILEKMAELPDIDTAPYLPEVASGLGLFAHQVQQTVEEYRKGRKPRAGNRPSGDVSSSAEGMQIEAEQQETPDSLESALVYLLWNGRGSGEIPPTAQVLPLLENELLAHIAAALLQGESPEELESRWLITGDRRPLRALALGAAMCDRFEESGNTLRVVLESLQRKKQQKRYLEVQERFRRGSATPEDLSLLKELGRELKGGHRHR